From a single Candidatus Binataceae bacterium genomic region:
- a CDS encoding fatty acid desaturase: MISPSFDLDSSALEKEPGPWQWPWWRTTRQHAPTFAWIVLIHITAAIGLILFPWPGWRMVVAMFAVGWIGGIGTTVCFHRAIAHRSVRLSPVVEGLLIFLAMFNGSGSPVSWVSNHRLHHAAADTDEDVSSPRHGFWWAHLCWLWQAPVPSVERYCPDLDNRYYHFWTYLLAPILLVAYSWGLLFSLQAFFWMGSIRMIVALHAQCFVNSICHMEPGVAIGEDSSRNVRWLGLMQLFIGENWHRNHHSRPGIARLGWNWRQPDAGYFLIRSLEKIGLASEVRDFRHSRAL; encoded by the coding sequence GTGATATCACCATCTTTTGACCTCGACTCCTCTGCGCTCGAGAAGGAACCAGGGCCCTGGCAATGGCCGTGGTGGCGGACCACGCGCCAGCATGCGCCAACCTTTGCGTGGATCGTGCTCATCCATATTACTGCGGCGATTGGATTGATTCTCTTCCCGTGGCCTGGATGGCGAATGGTCGTCGCAATGTTTGCGGTCGGATGGATTGGCGGAATCGGGACGACCGTGTGCTTCCACCGGGCTATCGCGCATCGTTCGGTGAGGCTGAGTCCGGTCGTGGAAGGGCTGTTGATCTTCCTGGCGATGTTCAATGGTTCGGGCTCGCCGGTGAGCTGGGTATCAAACCACCGGCTTCATCACGCGGCCGCCGACACCGACGAAGACGTATCCAGTCCGCGCCACGGATTCTGGTGGGCGCACCTATGCTGGCTCTGGCAGGCGCCGGTTCCATCGGTCGAGCGCTATTGTCCGGACCTCGACAACCGTTATTACCACTTCTGGACCTACCTTCTCGCCCCGATCCTGTTGGTGGCCTATTCCTGGGGCTTGCTATTCAGTCTGCAAGCATTCTTCTGGATGGGTTCCATACGAATGATTGTTGCGCTTCACGCGCAATGCTTCGTTAACAGCATCTGTCATATGGAACCGGGCGTCGCGATCGGTGAGGATTCGAGCCGCAACGTGAGATGGCTCGGATTGATGCAACTGTTTATCGGCGAAAATTGGCATCGCAACCATCATTCGCGCCCTGGCATCGCAAGGCTCGGATGGAACTGGCGTCAGCCCGATGCCGGATATTTCCTTATCAGAAGCCTCGAGAAGATTGGCTTGGCGAGCGAGGTCCGCGATTTCCGCCATTCGAGGGCACTATAG
- a CDS encoding lysophospholipid acyltransferase family protein — protein MAEKVELPAFTIDARRRLSLHYLWGVAATAMSVLLTLLLALPAFALATSRRYKALAQLARFWARGIVKFCGVRVELSGFENLTNLTPCLLVSNHQSFFDVFTMLAFMPINTRFVAKKELLKFPAFGYALQHSDNVVIDREAGGRTIRHAIHVLRSGLNLGIFPEGHRFTDGRVHEFEDGTAWLAILSQKPAVPMAIGGSGLILPPSAAVVSPGRILRIAIGTPIPTAGMRKDDRAELTSRLHEEVSKLYQSVSAGL, from the coding sequence ATGGCTGAGAAAGTCGAGCTCCCGGCATTCACCATTGACGCACGGCGACGGTTGTCCCTGCACTACTTATGGGGAGTCGCGGCTACTGCCATGTCCGTTCTGCTCACGCTTCTGCTCGCGCTGCCCGCATTCGCTCTGGCTACAAGCAGGCGCTACAAGGCACTCGCACAGCTCGCGAGGTTTTGGGCTCGAGGAATCGTGAAGTTTTGCGGCGTCAGGGTCGAGTTATCAGGTTTCGAGAACCTCACGAATTTGACTCCCTGCTTATTAGTTTCGAACCATCAGAGCTTCTTCGACGTCTTCACCATGCTCGCATTCATGCCGATCAATACTCGTTTCGTCGCGAAGAAGGAGCTGCTGAAATTTCCGGCCTTCGGCTATGCGCTCCAGCATTCAGACAATGTGGTAATTGATCGCGAGGCCGGCGGCCGCACCATCCGGCACGCGATACACGTTCTACGCAGCGGATTGAATCTCGGTATCTTCCCGGAAGGCCATCGATTCACCGACGGCAGGGTGCATGAATTTGAAGATGGCACCGCGTGGCTCGCGATTCTAAGTCAGAAGCCGGCAGTGCCGATGGCGATCGGCGGCTCGGGTCTGATTCTTCCGCCGTCGGCAGCCGTAGTTTCGCCCGGCAGAATCTTGCGAATCGCGATCGGAACGCCGATTCCGACTGCTGGCATGCGAAAAGACGATCGCGCTGAGCTGACCAGTCGTCTTCACGAGGAAGTCAGCAAGTTATATCAATCGGTGAGCGCCGGGCTCTAG
- a CDS encoding cytochrome P450, whose protein sequence is MERLKIDLLSLTSFAHGQPHDQFRWLRANDPVYRHEEPDGRGFWAVMRHRDVYTISRDPNTYSSYVGGIAINDMDPDGLAASRNMMLFMDPPKHTRYRALVSSQFIPRSARLMKPRIEELARKIIDRVIDRGECDLVSQIAGELPSYVIAELMGIPLEDGRLLYEWTEKMHSSSEAVPEIEKRAASAQLLGYALGIAEEKRNKPGDDLATRLLSSEIEGDRLTPAEYAMFFLLLINAGGDTTRNLLAGGMLALFENPAERRKLQADLDRLLPLAVEEMLRYVSPVVYMRRTATCDTTLGGKTIRAGDKVVMYYGSANRDESLFAEPDRFDVARSPNDHIAFGGGGTHFCLGAHIARLEIQVMLREILTRLPDIEPAGPAEWLPSNFISGPRRLPVRFSPGSAAHA, encoded by the coding sequence ATGGAAAGACTCAAGATCGATCTGCTTAGCCTTACGTCGTTCGCTCACGGACAGCCACACGATCAATTCCGGTGGCTGCGCGCTAACGATCCCGTGTACCGGCACGAAGAACCGGATGGCCGAGGATTTTGGGCCGTGATGCGTCATCGCGACGTATACACCATCAGCCGCGACCCGAACACTTACTCCTCGTACGTGGGCGGAATCGCAATCAATGACATGGACCCCGACGGACTGGCCGCATCGCGCAACATGATGCTGTTCATGGACCCGCCCAAGCACACTCGCTACCGCGCACTGGTCAGCTCGCAGTTCATCCCGCGCAGCGCGCGATTGATGAAACCAAGAATTGAGGAACTCGCGCGCAAGATTATCGATCGCGTGATCGATCGTGGCGAATGCGACCTCGTCAGCCAGATCGCGGGCGAGTTGCCGTCGTACGTCATCGCCGAGCTGATGGGCATTCCGCTCGAAGATGGAAGGCTGCTCTACGAATGGACCGAGAAGATGCATTCCTCGTCGGAGGCGGTGCCGGAGATTGAAAAGCGTGCCGCCTCGGCGCAATTGCTTGGCTACGCACTCGGGATCGCTGAGGAAAAACGCAATAAGCCGGGCGATGATCTCGCGACCCGCCTTCTCAGTTCCGAGATCGAAGGCGATCGGCTGACCCCCGCTGAGTACGCGATGTTCTTCCTGCTCCTAATCAACGCGGGCGGCGATACAACCCGCAATCTGCTCGCTGGTGGTATGCTCGCACTGTTTGAAAACCCGGCTGAGCGGCGCAAGCTGCAGGCCGATCTGGATCGTCTGCTGCCACTCGCGGTTGAAGAGATGCTCCGTTATGTCAGTCCGGTTGTCTACATGCGGCGCACGGCCACCTGCGACACGACGCTGGGCGGCAAGACCATTCGCGCGGGGGACAAGGTCGTCATGTACTATGGCTCGGCGAATCGCGACGAGTCGCTGTTCGCTGAACCAGACCGCTTCGACGTGGCGCGCAGCCCCAACGATCACATCGCATTCGGCGGCGGAGGTACGCACTTTTGTCTCGGCGCGCACATCGCGCGGCTCGAAATCCAGGTGATGCTGCGTGAAATACTGACCCGCCTGCCCGATATCGAGCCGGCCGGGCCGGCCGAATGGCTTCCCTCCAACTTCATTTCCGGACCGCGTCGTCTCCCGGTCCGTTTCTCACCCGGTTCCGCCGCCCATGCCTGA
- a CDS encoding N-acyl homoserine lactonase family protein, whose product MTNGKIRKMYALPGAQLSAPRSLLVQGGDATMVKLPCPSFLMEHPKGLVLFDTGCNPRMIDDPIGYLGEHARNLPLEWSKTETLDRQIRQVGYQPSDIKYVVVSHSHFDHVGGLSYFPKAKFIVGTNELRYAYWPDPDRRWVFVLEDYLPTRGYDWLELGCDFDLFGDGSLQFLLTPGHTPGECSLMVRLSNRDILLTGDTVHLREAIDREATMPLDTDPNQSTHSIRRLKAIREMYDATLWITHDPEDWSAMPHIIE is encoded by the coding sequence ATGACTAATGGTAAAATCCGCAAGATGTACGCACTGCCCGGTGCGCAGCTTTCTGCACCACGCTCGCTGCTCGTTCAGGGCGGCGACGCCACGATGGTCAAGCTGCCCTGCCCCTCGTTTCTGATGGAACACCCGAAGGGTCTGGTGTTGTTCGATACCGGATGCAACCCGCGCATGATCGATGATCCAATCGGATACCTGGGCGAGCACGCGCGCAATTTGCCGCTGGAATGGAGCAAGACCGAGACCCTCGATCGGCAGATCAGGCAGGTCGGCTATCAGCCATCAGACATCAAGTATGTAGTCGTATCGCATAGCCACTTCGACCATGTCGGCGGACTCAGCTACTTTCCCAAGGCGAAGTTTATCGTCGGAACCAACGAACTGCGCTACGCCTACTGGCCCGATCCCGATCGACGCTGGGTATTCGTGCTCGAGGACTACCTGCCGACGCGTGGCTACGACTGGCTGGAACTCGGATGCGATTTCGATCTGTTTGGCGATGGCAGCCTGCAGTTTCTGCTCACTCCAGGTCATACGCCCGGCGAATGCTCGCTGATGGTCAGGCTCTCCAACCGCGACATTCTCCTGACCGGCGACACCGTGCATCTGCGCGAAGCAATTGACCGGGAAGCGACGATGCCGCTGGACACCGACCCGAATCAATCAACGCATTCGATTCGCCGCCTCAAAGCAATACGCGAGATGTACGACGCCACTCTATGGATCACCCACGATCCGGAGGACTGGTCGGCGATGCCCCATATTATCGAGTAG
- a CDS encoding LLM class flavin-dependent oxidoreductase has product MTSRLSFGTNRFAFPDPVRLAKSCRETEAAGFDHLWFPDSQLHMGDVFINLVTAAQNTERASVGTLIVNPVTRHPSVIASSIATVDLYAPGRTLMCMAAGDTSVLQVGLRPARIDELETAVRIVRVLLAGQSVEMGWSRPTRLDHPRPVPVIVTAGGPRGLAMAGRSADGVVIRVGADPELINWAYQQFRTAALDAGRDPGALFTAVHLHTIITDDPDLAAARGRVMAAGYYEVNRALWERLQLKWPCAPLREILSIVSPDFHHAEDMALAARMVAEIPLEIARRFCLMGNAVQVRDQLSKLVAQSPWLRHIILQPNIPGREFIAACGSAIIPAFA; this is encoded by the coding sequence ATGACATCACGGCTCAGCTTCGGCACCAATCGGTTCGCCTTCCCTGACCCGGTCAGGCTGGCCAAGTCGTGTCGCGAAACGGAGGCGGCGGGCTTCGATCATTTGTGGTTTCCAGATTCCCAACTGCACATGGGTGACGTCTTTATCAATCTGGTGACCGCCGCGCAGAACACCGAACGAGCATCAGTCGGCACCCTGATCGTGAATCCCGTGACGCGTCACCCGAGCGTCATCGCCAGCAGTATCGCAACGGTAGATCTCTATGCTCCGGGCCGTACGCTGATGTGCATGGCGGCGGGCGACACCTCGGTGCTTCAGGTCGGACTACGCCCGGCGCGCATCGACGAGCTGGAAACCGCGGTGCGAATCGTGCGCGTTCTGCTCGCCGGTCAATCCGTCGAAATGGGCTGGAGCCGTCCGACCCGTCTCGATCATCCGCGCCCCGTGCCTGTAATCGTGACTGCAGGCGGCCCTCGGGGTTTGGCAATGGCGGGACGCAGCGCAGATGGCGTGGTGATTCGAGTCGGCGCCGATCCCGAGTTGATAAACTGGGCTTATCAGCAGTTTCGCACTGCCGCACTGGACGCCGGACGCGATCCTGGGGCCCTATTCACCGCAGTACACCTGCACACCATCATCACTGACGATCCGGATCTGGCCGCGGCGCGCGGGCGTGTAATGGCGGCTGGTTATTACGAAGTGAATCGCGCGCTGTGGGAACGCCTGCAGCTCAAATGGCCGTGCGCGCCGCTCCGGGAGATCCTGTCGATCGTCTCGCCGGACTTCCACCATGCTGAAGACATGGCGCTGGCGGCGCGGATGGTGGCCGAGATCCCGCTCGAGATCGCCCGGCGATTCTGCCTGATGGGCAATGCGGTGCAGGTCCGCGACCAACTGTCAAAGCTGGTCGCGCAATCGCCATGGCTCCGCCACATAATTCTCCAGCCCAACATACCGGGCCGTGAGTTCATCGCGGCCTGCGGCAGTGCGATCATTCCGGCGTTTGCCTGA
- the pssA gene encoding CDP-diacylglycerol--serine O-phosphatidyltransferase: protein MLEPPLEGECRVSEAMPSRMMWLPSAITSSGLLLGCLSLASSLDGHFQRAAIFIYLALLCDVLDGLVARLSRTMSAFGKELDSLSDLVAFGVAPAGLAYAWALRPAGLIGALIIGLFALAAALRLARYNLESKGGLVNHHRFVGMPVPGAASVIAGLAYCYQCYPELDAPVLCACVAVVILLLSGLMISRVPYPAFKVANLRSYVWLPITGVVVTVVAFIVPGIAAVVPPLVYLAWGPLLVLRDATHDKGQSENQIAHIPAPSQRNPPSPSAAENWHTTATVPPAR from the coding sequence ATGCTCGAACCGCCACTTGAAGGTGAGTGCCGCGTCTCGGAAGCCATGCCATCGAGAATGATGTGGCTGCCCAGCGCCATCACTTCATCGGGGCTCCTCCTGGGTTGTCTTTCGCTGGCGTCATCCCTCGACGGCCATTTCCAGCGCGCCGCCATCTTCATTTACCTGGCCCTTCTTTGCGACGTGCTCGATGGTTTAGTGGCACGGCTGTCACGCACGATGAGCGCTTTTGGCAAAGAGCTCGACAGCCTGTCCGATCTCGTCGCATTCGGCGTCGCGCCCGCAGGCCTCGCCTATGCGTGGGCGCTCAGACCCGCCGGGCTCATCGGCGCGTTGATTATCGGGCTCTTCGCACTCGCCGCGGCACTGCGCCTGGCCCGCTATAATCTGGAATCCAAAGGCGGCTTGGTTAACCACCACCGCTTCGTTGGGATGCCGGTGCCTGGGGCGGCGTCAGTGATCGCGGGTCTGGCGTATTGCTACCAATGTTATCCCGAACTTGATGCTCCAGTTCTCTGCGCTTGTGTTGCCGTAGTTATACTGCTGCTTTCGGGCCTGATGATTTCGCGAGTGCCCTATCCCGCTTTTAAGGTCGCCAATCTGCGAAGCTACGTCTGGTTGCCGATCACCGGTGTAGTAGTCACGGTCGTAGCCTTTATCGTTCCCGGCATTGCCGCGGTGGTACCGCCCCTCGTTTACCTTGCTTGGGGGCCCCTGCTCGTGCTGCGCGACGCCACCCACGACAAAGGGCAGAGCGAGAATCAAATCGCGCACATCCCGGCTCCATCGCAGCGCAACCCACCGTCGCCGTCCGCTGCTGAAAACTGGCACACGACGGCGACAGTTCCCCCGGCGCGATGA
- a CDS encoding TauD/TfdA family dioxygenase, whose protein sequence is MTDTGVESALKILPIAGNIGAEIGGLRLSGDLTPSVVRLVREALLKYKVIFFRGQEHLDEVGHEAFASLMGDPEPHPTLPPLEGSRAVLSIDHSYGDRTTAWHTDLTFLDAYPQASILRALVVPSYGGDTIWANTAVAYSSLPPKLQEFADNLWAVHTNVHEFSALTRTDKREDVRRNFELFTSSVYETEHPVVRIHPESGERCLVLGGFVREFVGLPVSDSRQLFQLFQEYVTRVENTVRWRWAKGDVAVWDNRATQHAKVNDSGPEQRLLHRVSVAGDVPVSISGRRSQMRKTER, encoded by the coding sequence ATGACCGACACGGGAGTCGAAAGTGCTCTGAAGATACTTCCGATAGCTGGAAATATCGGCGCAGAGATCGGCGGCCTTCGCCTATCTGGCGACCTCACGCCTTCGGTGGTTCGTCTCGTGCGCGAAGCGCTCCTTAAATACAAGGTGATCTTTTTTCGTGGGCAAGAGCATCTGGATGAGGTCGGTCATGAAGCGTTCGCAAGCCTGATGGGCGATCCAGAACCACATCCAACACTGCCGCCTCTTGAGGGAAGCCGCGCGGTGCTCAGTATCGACCACTCCTATGGCGACCGCACGACGGCGTGGCATACCGACCTGACCTTTCTCGATGCATACCCTCAGGCCTCAATTCTTCGCGCTCTAGTTGTTCCCAGCTATGGCGGCGATACCATATGGGCGAACACCGCAGTTGCCTACTCGTCATTACCACCCAAGCTGCAGGAATTTGCCGACAACCTGTGGGCCGTTCACACGAACGTTCACGAGTTCTCGGCGCTCACCAGAACTGACAAGCGTGAGGACGTGCGCCGAAACTTCGAGCTCTTTACTTCCAGTGTTTATGAAACTGAGCACCCCGTGGTGCGGATCCATCCGGAGTCCGGCGAGCGATGTCTGGTGCTGGGTGGATTTGTGAGAGAGTTCGTCGGCTTACCAGTGTCCGACTCTCGACAACTTTTCCAGCTCTTCCAGGAATATGTCACGCGGGTCGAAAATACTGTGCGATGGCGTTGGGCCAAAGGTGACGTGGCGGTTTGGGACAACCGGGCCACTCAGCATGCCAAGGTGAATGATTCTGGCCCAGAGCAACGCTTGCTCCATCGCGTTTCGGTGGCCGGCGACGTGCCGGTCAGCATCTCGGGTCGTCGAAGCCAGATGCGTAAAACCGAACGGTAG
- a CDS encoding radical SAM protein — MNNSAGQKFIVELIKPSHYDDDGYVVQWWRGSMPSNSLSALYGIMLDARERRVLGDEVDIEINVRDETNLKLPLKRIIGNLERNGNRGIVLLVGVQSNQFPRAMDIMRQLRAAGIQVATGGFHVSGCIAMLPEMPPDLQEAIDLGVTLFVGEAEGRVDELLRAAFKRELRPIYNYLAELPGMNGATLPFLTKHHIKRNLGNLGSFDAGRGCPFSCSFCTIINVQGRKSRYRTADDIEALMRQHAAQGVHSFFITDDNFARNKNWEAILDRLIVLRHQDKIRINIAMQVDTLCHKIPNFIAKAAAAGVRIIFIGLENINPENLRAASKGQNRITEYRKMLQAWRAAKVMTFAGYILGFPSDTSRSIERDIEIIKRELPIDILEFFILTPLPGSHDHKEMYLKGARLDPDMNRYDLEHVTSDHASMSAKEMAEIYDRAWHLYYTAEHVETLLKRSIVGRMRPSRMSKYIFYYYGCYRHEGVHPLQGGAFRRKIRSQRRPGMAIENPLVFYPKRLAQIIKTYGRAGWYGLWLERLRWRCESDPNRMQYTDLAITPVSDETSESLELYELNDSSRAALEQARARHRRASRAAGAASGAP; from the coding sequence GTGAACAATTCCGCTGGGCAGAAATTTATCGTCGAACTCATCAAGCCCTCTCACTATGACGACGACGGATACGTCGTGCAGTGGTGGCGCGGCTCGATGCCTTCGAACTCGCTTTCCGCGCTTTACGGGATCATGCTCGATGCCCGCGAGCGGCGCGTGCTCGGCGACGAGGTTGATATCGAGATCAACGTCCGCGATGAAACGAACCTGAAACTGCCGCTCAAACGCATCATTGGCAACCTTGAGCGTAACGGCAATCGCGGAATCGTTCTGTTGGTCGGAGTGCAGAGCAATCAGTTTCCGCGGGCGATGGACATCATGCGGCAACTTCGCGCCGCCGGAATCCAGGTCGCGACGGGCGGCTTTCACGTCAGCGGATGCATCGCGATGCTTCCTGAGATGCCGCCTGACCTTCAGGAGGCAATCGACCTCGGCGTCACGTTATTCGTTGGCGAAGCCGAGGGCCGCGTCGATGAGTTGCTGCGCGCAGCCTTTAAGCGCGAGCTCAGGCCAATTTACAACTATCTGGCCGAGCTGCCCGGGATGAACGGCGCCACGCTGCCCTTTCTGACCAAGCATCACATCAAGCGCAATCTCGGCAATCTCGGGAGCTTCGATGCGGGCCGCGGATGCCCGTTCAGTTGCAGCTTCTGCACGATCATCAACGTGCAGGGACGCAAATCACGCTATCGCACGGCCGACGACATCGAAGCGCTGATGCGCCAGCATGCCGCGCAGGGGGTCCACAGCTTCTTCATCACCGACGACAACTTCGCCCGCAACAAGAATTGGGAGGCGATCCTCGACCGGCTCATCGTCCTGCGGCACCAGGACAAAATCCGCATCAACATCGCAATGCAGGTGGACACTCTCTGCCACAAGATTCCGAATTTCATCGCCAAGGCGGCGGCCGCCGGGGTCAGGATTATCTTCATCGGGCTGGAAAACATAAACCCTGAAAATCTGCGCGCCGCTTCCAAGGGTCAGAACCGCATAACTGAGTACCGCAAGATGCTCCAGGCGTGGCGCGCGGCCAAGGTCATGACCTTCGCCGGCTATATCCTGGGCTTTCCGTCGGATACTTCGCGAAGCATCGAGCGCGATATCGAGATCATCAAGCGCGAGCTGCCGATCGATATCCTGGAGTTCTTCATCCTGACGCCGCTGCCGGGCTCTCACGATCACAAGGAAATGTATCTCAAGGGCGCGCGGCTCGATCCCGACATGAATCGCTACGACCTCGAGCACGTGACCAGCGATCACGCCAGCATGAGCGCGAAGGAGATGGCAGAGATCTACGACCGCGCGTGGCATCTCTATTACACTGCCGAGCACGTCGAGACGCTGCTCAAGCGCAGTATCGTCGGCAGGATGCGGCCGAGCCGGATGTCCAAGTACATCTTCTACTACTACGGATGCTACCGGCATGAGGGCGTGCATCCGCTGCAAGGGGGCGCGTTTCGGCGCAAAATTCGCAGTCAGCGGCGGCCCGGGATGGCGATCGAAAATCCGCTCGTGTTCTATCCCAAGCGCCTGGCGCAGATCATCAAGACCTACGGCCGCGCCGGATGGTATGGGCTCTGGCTCGAGCGCTTACGTTGGCGATGCGAATCCGATCCCAACAGAATGCAATATACCGACCTCGCGATAACTCCGGTCAGCGACGAAACCTCGGAGTCGCTCGAGCTGTATGAACTGAACGATTCAAGCCGCGCAGCGCTTGAGCAGGCCCGCGCCCGTCATCGTCGCGCAAGCCGCGCAGCCGGCGCGGCATCGGGCGCGCCTTGA
- a CDS encoding extracellular solute-binding protein, producing the protein MSFKDHDQRTFIIDSANAYSSQRISKREFLRRMGLAGIGFSLFGLASLGSRRGPRSFGFAEPAYAEGLPDDQAKWLKEAGSKYRGTKIRFTSEATPPTLVLTQLKEEFTQATGIEVELEILPLEQVLAKLMQDVQGRLGSNDLYYLDQSWIAAFAQDTVDPMQYYKDNPELAMPDFDFGDFCRPLVEGVAQVNGNWIGIPYDIPIFILMYRKDLLDKHGIWVPTTYSEFTNAVKAITGAEKANGIFGTGLQAKSGHYSLECDWSQAVWGHGGSIFARDKKFSANDHQGVVGLQWYQELLKYAAPSSIDSTWDGQFQMMVSGQVALVQSWDEFFPGLDADDSKVRGLWDPAKPLTPVALRPTADCGFNEKPNAAHQGGSSIALSKYSRNREAAWIFMQWRTCKEIMTRCTLAGGFAPTRNSCFEDPRVKAKAKVMAGTTRHLEIVKWTINNVIATEPHFAQWIGYSTNELPTEIGKLLTGEDYGGDAKKCMDAVASIIDTKNKEAGLL; encoded by the coding sequence ATGAGCTTCAAGGACCACGACCAGCGTACGTTCATTATCGACTCGGCCAACGCGTACAGCAGCCAACGGATTTCCAAGCGCGAGTTCCTACGCCGCATGGGCCTCGCCGGGATAGGCTTCTCGCTCTTCGGGCTCGCCTCGCTGGGCAGCCGCCGCGGACCGCGCAGCTTCGGCTTTGCCGAGCCGGCCTATGCCGAGGGACTGCCGGACGACCAGGCCAAATGGCTTAAAGAAGCCGGCAGCAAATACCGCGGCACGAAGATCCGCTTTACCTCCGAGGCCACGCCGCCCACCCTCGTGCTCACCCAGCTCAAAGAGGAGTTCACCCAGGCCACCGGAATCGAGGTGGAGCTCGAGATCCTGCCGCTCGAGCAGGTGCTGGCCAAGTTGATGCAGGACGTGCAAGGTCGACTCGGCAGCAACGATCTTTATTATCTCGACCAGTCATGGATCGCGGCCTTCGCGCAGGACACCGTCGATCCGATGCAGTACTACAAGGACAATCCCGAGCTGGCGATGCCGGATTTCGATTTCGGCGACTTCTGCCGTCCCCTGGTCGAGGGTGTAGCGCAGGTGAACGGCAACTGGATCGGCATTCCCTATGACATACCGATCTTCATCCTGATGTACCGCAAGGACCTGCTGGACAAGCACGGCATCTGGGTGCCGACGACCTACTCTGAATTCACGAATGCGGTGAAGGCTATCACCGGAGCTGAGAAGGCAAACGGCATTTTCGGCACCGGGTTGCAGGCGAAATCCGGCCACTATTCGCTGGAGTGCGATTGGAGCCAGGCGGTATGGGGCCACGGCGGCTCGATCTTCGCCAGGGACAAGAAGTTCTCCGCCAACGACCACCAGGGCGTCGTTGGCTTGCAATGGTACCAGGAGCTTCTGAAGTACGCCGCGCCCAGCTCGATCGACTCGACCTGGGACGGGCAGTTCCAGATGATGGTTTCGGGCCAGGTGGCGCTGGTGCAGAGCTGGGACGAGTTCTTCCCGGGCCTGGACGCCGACGACTCCAAGGTGCGCGGCTTGTGGGATCCCGCGAAACCCCTGACGCCCGTGGCGTTGCGCCCGACGGCAGATTGCGGCTTCAACGAGAAACCGAATGCGGCACACCAGGGGGGCTCGTCGATCGCGCTCTCGAAATACTCCCGGAACCGCGAGGCAGCCTGGATCTTCATGCAGTGGCGAACTTGCAAGGAGATCATGACCCGCTGCACGCTGGCCGGCGGATTCGCGCCCACCCGCAACTCATGCTTCGAGGATCCTAGAGTGAAGGCCAAGGCCAAGGTTATGGCCGGCACCACGCGCCATCTCGAAATAGTCAAGTGGACTATCAACAACGTCATTGCGACCGAGCCGCACTTCGCGCAGTGGATCGGCTATTCGACCAACGAGCTGCCGACCGAGATCGGCAAGTTGCTGACCGGCGAGGACTATGGCGGTGATGCGAAGAAGTGCATGGACGCGGTGGCGAGTATCATTGACACCAAGAACAAAGAGGCCGGTCTTCTGTAA
- a CDS encoding zinc ribbon domain-containing protein codes for MPIYEWRCDCGYEFQEVISWREADRGRRCPRCDSPAMRVPSTFSIGGAGAIPQVKVKKPHVPQAPSSARLCGMDDYSATRMTAYKTGLGAQFDDYHAAVAEQKKSLPSENRRKP; via the coding sequence ATGCCGATATACGAATGGCGATGTGATTGCGGTTACGAATTCCAGGAAGTGATCTCGTGGCGCGAAGCCGATCGCGGAAGACGGTGCCCGCGATGCGACTCACCTGCGATGCGGGTACCGTCGACGTTTTCGATCGGCGGCGCGGGGGCGATTCCACAGGTGAAAGTGAAGAAGCCCCACGTACCGCAAGCGCCGAGCTCTGCCCGCTTATGCGGCATGGACGATTACTCAGCAACCCGCATGACCGCATACAAAACGGGCCTTGGTGCGCAATTCGACGATTATCATGCGGCGGTCGCGGAGCAGAAGAAATCACTGCCCTCAGAAAATCGCAGAAAGCCTTAG